A window from Mya arenaria isolate MELC-2E11 chromosome 9, ASM2691426v1 encodes these proteins:
- the LOC128245733 gene encoding uncharacterized protein LOC128245733, giving the protein MSDDHTNLTEEDDISVDAIGLPAMPETGNGTQSQSIELLREDKRSRSLGTHPQGLKKDDGRNMSADMQEYESFLSGASDVSQCEMTFSTNSCSNENSLLDSQLPVRELKNWAFNNLLCKISDSISAEDFEKLKLSFEDELGNARAVDDITSTPKLLSSLKRRHLLSSDNLIYLQAALFNLRNMELVRLCAEYTREERDVFHFYTCTEEGDLGSQQTLIKVHVKGFDRLSLIQLDTIKLRISRLIFLPMEHIRLVCIQKSSSFILVFQLPKEYASYLKDLFEEDITLFNQISGYGIDSILVEGVTYRPKDHVYKETGTCENFQKQTHALPVSTSQISETSTFEQQQLQTGNAENVQKKKTFGSCQNLISKTMTSI; this is encoded by the exons ATGTCTGACGATCATACAAATTTAACAGAAGAGGATGATATTTCTGTTGATGCAATAGGTCTTCCAGCTATGCCAGAAACTGGAAATG GAACACAGTCACAAAGTATTGAACTATTGCGTGAAGATAAGAGAAGCCGTTCTTTAGGAACACATCCACAGGGTCTGAAAAAAGACGACGGCCGAAACATGTCAGCTGATATGCAAGAATATGAATCGTTTCTTTCCGGCGCATCCGATGTTTCTCAGTGCGAGATGACCTTCTCCACAAATTCGTGTTCAAACGAAAACAGTTTATTGGATAGCCAACTGCCTGTCAGAGAATTGAAGAACTGGGCGTTTAATAATTTACTTTGTAAAATTTCTGACAGCATATCTGctgaagattttgaaaaactgAAACTTTCTTTTGAAG ATGAGCTTGGAAATGCCAGAGCTGTTGATGATATTACTTCAACACCGAAGTTGCTTAGTTCTTTGAAACGCCGACACCTGCTTAGTTCCGATAATCTTATCTATTTGCAAGCCGCTTTGTTTAATTTGCGCAACATGGAGCTGGTGAGGCTTTGCGCAGAATACACTCGGGAGGAAAGAGATGTCTTTCATTTTTACACATGCACTGAAGAAGGAGATCTAG GATCACAACAGACTTTGATCAAAGTCCATGTCAAGGGCTTCGACAGGCTTTCCCTAATCCAACTGGATACGATTAAACTCAGGATATCTAGACTGATATTTCTCCCAATGGAACACATACGTCTCGTCTGCATTCAAAAATCATCGAGTTTTATACTCGTATTTCAATTGCCAAAGGAATATGCTTCCTACTTAAAAGATTTGTTCGAGGAAGATATCACTCTTTTCAACCAAATTTCTGGTTATGGCATCGACAGCATCCTTGTTGAAGGTGTTACTTATCGACCCAAAG ACCATGTCTACAAGGAAACCGGAACATGCGAAAATTTTCAAAAGCAGACACATGCATTACCTGTGAGCACCTCCCAGATTTCGGAAACTAGCACTTTTGAGCAACAACAATTGCAGACCGGAAATGCTGAAAACGTTCAAAAGAAGAAAACGTTTGGTTCCTGTCAGAATTtgatatcgaaaacaatgacGAGCATTTAA